A stretch of the Hippocampus zosterae strain Florida chromosome 16, ASM2543408v3, whole genome shotgun sequence genome encodes the following:
- the hrh2b gene encoding histamine receptor H2b, with amino-acid sequence MNFTHKSKRLQSFGVVALTQRKESIMISTALHWIILVSFIILTVGGNVLVCLAVGLSRRLWRIANCFVVSLAVTDLLLGLLVLPFSATLELRNGKWPLGGTMCNIYVSLDVMLCAASILSLLAISVDRYLAISAPLSYSLRITPTRVTLAIVGIWALSLAVSFVPIHLGWNTVDYKVQHSDWHMGRDHEEGRYCQFEWNNNYIIFYVLCSFYLPLMIMCAMYLCIFRVARQQVQRIRAATPSFARMASTAATAKEHKATVTLAAVLGAFIICWFPYFTFFTRTGLKEQMNPPTTLHSVLLWLGYFNSVLNPILYPALNRDFRKSYAELLFCRGSSRRKLRGHKRSTLSNGKRHSRLSDDTVQETQMKNLKSKKAVPNESLLRCPQLHIC; translated from the exons ATGAACTTCACACACAAGAGCAAGCGACTCCAAAGCTTTGGCGTTGTTGCATTGACTCAGCGCAAGGAGAGCATCATGATTTCTACAGCTCTCCACTGGATCATTCTGGTGTCATTCATCATCCTAACCGTTGGTGGGAACGTGCTGGTATGTTTGGCCGTGGGCCTCAGCCGCCGACTGTGGCGCATCGCTAACTGCTTTGTGGTGTCACTGGCGGTGACAGATCTCCTGTTGGGCCTGCTGGTGCTGCCATTTTCTGCAACTCTGGAGTTACGCAATGGGAAGTGGCCCCTCGGAGGCACCATGTGTAACATCTACGTCTCATTGGATGTCATGCTGTGTGCCGCTTCCATCCTGAGCCTGTTGGCCATCAGCGTGGATCGATACCTTGCCATCTCGGCGCCCCTCAGTTACTCCTTGAGAATCACCCCTACGAGGGTGACGCTGGCCATCGTCGGCATCTGGGCCTTGTCGCTCGCCGTGTCTTTTGTGCCCATTCACCTAGGCTGGAACACAGTCGACTACAAGGTGCAGCACTCGGACTGGCACATGGGGCGAGATCACGAGGAGGGACGCTACTGCCAGTTTGAATGGAATAACAACTACatcattttttatgtcttgTGTTCGTTCTACCTTCCTCTGATGATTATGTGCGCCATGTACCTATGCATATTCAGAGTGGCACGCCAACAG GTGCAACGAATCCGTGCGGCCACTCCGTCGTTCGCCCGCATGGCATCAACTGCGGCCACAGCCAAAGAGCACAAAGCTACCGTAACACTGGCCGCCGTGCTCGGGGCCTTCATCATCTGCTGGTTCCCTTATTTCACCTTCTTCACCCGAACGGGACTCAAAGAACAGATGAACCCCCCGACGACACTTCACTCTGTCCTCCTGTGGCTTGGCTACTTTAACTCAGTCCTCAATCCCATCCTGTATCCCGCTTTGAACAGAGACTTTAGAAAATCGTATGCCGAGCTGCTCTTCTGTAGGGGATCGTCACGCAGAAAACTGCGAGGGCACAAAAGATCGACCCTCTCGAATGGAAAAAGGCATTCCCGATTGTCTGATGACACAGTTCAAGAAACTCAGATGAAGAACTTGAAGAGCAAGAAAGCGGTCCCCAACGAATCTCTGCTTCGTTGCCCACAGCTCCATATTTGCTAA